The stretch of DNA AAAAAATATGGAAAACGATCAGGAATCAGCAGGATATTTCTTCAGAAAGCCCATCCGAGTAGCCCTCTGCCAACGGATGGGCGGCAGCTGCTGAGCACTGGATTCAAACTCCTACAACTGGCCGAGCCGATCAGTCATAAGAAATTTGCGTTCCGGAAGTGTAGCGGGCTTCTTGCTTATTCAGCCCGCCGCGGCGCATGATTTCTACTGCGATATCCCGATGAATCGTTTGTCCCTCTGCATTTAAGTAAGGAACGATCTGCTGGAAAGAATGATGGAAAAAAGCAAGCTCTTGGTCTGTCCAATCATTGACCGACATCATTTGCAATTCGGTTAAATCTCGGCCGACATACATGAAGAATCCCCCTTTCTTTATGGATAGAATGCGCTTGTCAGTTGTTCATTATGCGAAGAGAAAGTAAAATACAGAAGAATGAGGCGAAAGGGGAATAAGCATGGAGCAAAAAGTAGCACTAGTGACAGGCAGCAGCCGCGGAGTAGGAAAAGCAATTGCGTTAGAACTTGCAAGAAAAGGCTATCATCTTGTTATTAACTATGCGCGCAGCAAAACAGCCGCTCAAGAGACGGCGGAAGAGATCAAGGCATTGGGCCGGGAAGTCCTTCTCGTTAAAGCCAATGTCGGCGATGTGGACAAGGTGAAAGCGATGTTTGCTGAAGTGAAGGAGAAGTTCGGCCGTCTGGATGTGTTCATAAATAACGCCGCTTCCGGTGTTCAGCGGCCGATCATGGAGCTTGAAGAGAAGCATTGGGATTGGACAATGAATATTAACAGCAAGGCTTTATTATTCTGCGCGCAAGAAGCGGCGAAGCTGATGGATCCAAAAACCGGCGGCAGTATCGTCAGCATTAGCTCGCTCGGCGCGATCCGCTACTTGAAAAATTACACAGCTGTCGGCGTATCAAAAGCGGCGCTGGAGGCGCTGACTAGATATCTTTCCGTAGAATTAGCGGAGAGAAACATTGTTGTAAATGCTGTATCAGGCGGTGCGATTGATACAGATGCTCTTAAGCATTTTCCGAACCGCGATGAAATTTTGGAGGATGCGAAAGCCAACACGCCAGCTGGGCGCATCGTTCGCATGGAAGATATGGTCCACGCGGTCATGTTTTTAATTTCGGAGGGGGCTTATATGATTCGCGGCCAGACGATTATCATTGATGGCGGCCGCTCG from Bacillus xiapuensis encodes:
- the fabL gene encoding enoyl-[acyl-carrier-protein] reductase FabL translates to MEQKVALVTGSSRGVGKAIALELARKGYHLVINYARSKTAAQETAEEIKALGREVLLVKANVGDVDKVKAMFAEVKEKFGRLDVFINNAASGVQRPIMELEEKHWDWTMNINSKALLFCAQEAAKLMDPKTGGSIVSISSLGAIRYLKNYTAVGVSKAALEALTRYLSVELAERNIVVNAVSGGAIDTDALKHFPNRDEILEDAKANTPAGRIVRMEDMVHAVMFLISEGAYMIRGQTIIIDGGRSLLV